Proteins from one Chitinophaga oryzae genomic window:
- a CDS encoding DnaJ C-terminal domain-containing protein yields MDVKDYYKILGVEKTATAEQIKKAYRKLAVKYHPDKNQGDKAAEDKFKEINEAYEVLSDEEKRKKYDQFGENYKYYEQHGGRPEDFDWSQYGGGRQGGGYTYSGNMEDMFGGEGGFSDFFEQLFGNRFSGGRRQQQGPGRGRDVQATMEVSLEDAYNGATRQVEVNGSRLNIKLKPGLQEGQVIRLKGKGSPGRQGGQPGDLLITIQLGAHPQYELKGQDIHTEVPLPLYTAILGGKLTVPTPAASLSMNIPAGTDSGKVFRLKGKGMPAYDNKGTAGDLYIKAIVHIPKNLSDKEKELFQQLSQLNENGHA; encoded by the coding sequence ATGGACGTAAAAGATTACTACAAGATACTAGGTGTAGAGAAAACAGCGACAGCGGAACAGATCAAAAAGGCGTACAGGAAACTGGCGGTAAAATACCATCCCGATAAGAACCAGGGGGATAAGGCCGCTGAGGACAAATTCAAGGAGATAAACGAAGCGTACGAAGTATTAAGCGACGAAGAAAAGCGCAAAAAATACGATCAGTTCGGGGAAAACTACAAGTATTACGAGCAGCACGGCGGCAGGCCGGAAGATTTCGACTGGTCGCAATACGGCGGTGGCAGACAAGGTGGTGGTTACACCTATTCCGGCAATATGGAGGACATGTTTGGCGGAGAGGGTGGATTTTCCGATTTCTTTGAACAGCTGTTCGGCAACCGTTTTTCCGGCGGCCGTCGGCAGCAGCAGGGTCCTGGCCGCGGAAGGGATGTGCAGGCCACTATGGAGGTGTCGCTGGAAGATGCCTACAACGGCGCCACCAGGCAGGTGGAAGTGAATGGGAGCCGGCTGAACATCAAACTGAAGCCGGGGCTGCAGGAAGGCCAGGTGATACGCCTCAAGGGAAAAGGTTCTCCCGGGCGCCAGGGGGGCCAGCCCGGAGATCTGCTGATCACCATCCAGCTGGGCGCGCACCCGCAATACGAACTGAAAGGACAGGATATTCATACCGAAGTGCCGCTGCCCCTGTATACGGCTATTTTAGGCGGTAAGCTGACCGTACCTACGCCCGCCGCTTCGCTGAGCATGAACATCCCAGCCGGTACAGACAGCGGCAAAGTGTTCCGTTTAAAAGGTAAAGGTATGCCGGCATATGACAATAAAGGCACAGCCGGCGATCTGTACATTAAAGCGATCGTGCATATTCCCAAGAATCTTTCCGACAAGGAAAAAGAACTGTTTCAGCAACTTTCACAACTAAATGAGAATGGTCATGCTTAA
- a CDS encoding damage-inducible protein D: MLKLFDYLEEVIATERISQLRNPPLLYTASEIMQELGYKDPSMIQEPLDRAMHACASLQIPVNYNFHKIYCFKDGGEMETDWQLSELATYLLMINCNPLNPLVAKAQLIFMMKDRV; the protein is encoded by the coding sequence ATGCTTAAACTTTTTGACTACCTGGAAGAAGTGATTGCCACTGAGAGAATTTCACAGCTAAGAAACCCGCCCCTGCTGTATACTGCCAGCGAAATCATGCAGGAGCTCGGGTATAAGGACCCTTCCATGATACAGGAACCGCTGGACAGGGCCATGCATGCCTGCGCATCCCTGCAGATACCTGTCAACTATAACTTCCACAAAATATATTGTTTTAAAGACGGCGGTGAAATGGAAACAGACTGGCAGTTGTCGGAACTGGCCACCTACCTGCTGATGATCAACTGCAACCCGCTAAACCCGCTGGTCGCCAAAGCGCAGCTTATCTTTATGATGAAAGACCGTGTATGA
- the glsA gene encoding glutaminase A — protein sequence MPLREVLTHFTQRKLLCLLAVMLCCRGYSDAQKKTMPSEKRIREVMQQAYHQFKNSSGGANASYIPYLANVDPELYGIAVCTADGKVLELGDSKYEFGIESISKVFVLALALQQRGARAVEDSIGVNATGMPFNSVMAVELDPQRAVNPLVNAGAMATNSFIRAPNSAAKWTMIDDMMARFASRRLSVIQQLYASETATNLHNRAIAWLLYSYGRFYDDVSEAVDLYTRACSYGSSTRDLAIMAGTLANNGVNPVTREKVIDAALCPRILATMLTEGLYDNTGSWVYHTGLPAKSGVGGGMIAVAPGKMAIAVFAPPLDRSGNSVKAQKTLQYIIDELKLNLLLPQG from the coding sequence ATGCCGCTACGTGAAGTCCTGACACATTTCACCCAAAGAAAATTATTATGCTTGCTGGCAGTCATGTTGTGCTGCCGGGGATACAGCGATGCGCAGAAAAAGACGATGCCTTCCGAAAAGCGCATCCGCGAAGTCATGCAGCAGGCCTATCACCAGTTCAAAAACAGCAGTGGCGGCGCTAATGCCAGCTACATTCCCTATCTGGCAAATGTGGATCCTGAACTGTATGGCATTGCTGTCTGCACGGCCGACGGAAAAGTGCTGGAGCTGGGAGACAGCAAATATGAGTTCGGGATAGAGTCTATCTCCAAGGTATTTGTGCTGGCGCTGGCCCTGCAACAGCGGGGCGCCAGGGCGGTGGAAGACAGTATCGGCGTTAATGCCACGGGGATGCCTTTTAATTCTGTGATGGCGGTAGAGCTGGACCCGCAGCGGGCAGTCAACCCGCTCGTGAATGCCGGCGCTATGGCGACCAACAGTTTTATCAGGGCGCCTAACAGTGCCGCTAAATGGACAATGATCGATGATATGATGGCCAGGTTTGCCTCCCGGCGCCTGTCGGTCATCCAGCAGCTGTATGCTTCCGAAACAGCCACTAACCTGCATAACAGGGCTATTGCCTGGTTGTTGTATTCCTACGGCCGTTTTTATGACGATGTCAGCGAGGCGGTAGACCTCTACACCCGGGCCTGTTCCTACGGCTCCAGTACCCGCGACCTGGCTATTATGGCCGGTACGCTCGCCAATAACGGCGTGAACCCCGTTACCCGTGAAAAAGTAATCGATGCTGCGCTCTGTCCGCGCATCCTGGCTACCATGCTCACGGAAGGGTTGTATGACAACACCGGTTCATGGGTATACCATACCGGTCTGCCTGCCAAGAGCGGCGTAGGCGGCGGTATGATCGCCGTGGCCCCCGGTAAGATGGCTATTGCGGTGTTTGCCCCGCCGCTGGACAGATCGGGAAACAGTGTAAAGGCGCAGAAAACACTGCAATACATTATCGATGAACTGAAGCTGAATTTGCTGTTGCCCCAGGGTTGA